A genome region from Brassica oleracea var. oleracea cultivar TO1000 chromosome C2, BOL, whole genome shotgun sequence includes the following:
- the LOC106325616 gene encoding AP2/ERF and B3 domain-containing transcription repressor RAV2 yields the protein MVFSCIDESSSTSESFSPATTTAAKFSAPPLPPLRLNRMGSGGSNVVLDSKNGVDIDSRKLSSSKYKGVVPQPNGRWGAQIYVKHQRVWLGTFSDEEEAAHSYDIAARKFRGRDAVVNFKTFLASEDDNGELCFLEAHSKAEIVDMLRKHTYADELAQSNKRNGANTNTTQSDTVSRTREVLFEKVVTPSDVGKLNRLVIPKQHAEKHFPLPSLSVTKGVLINFEDVTGKVWRFRYSYWNSSQSYVLTKGWSQFVKEKNLRAGDVVTFERSTGSDRQLYIDWKRSGPSKNPVQVVVRLFGVDIFNVTSTKPSNVVDACGGKRSRDVDMFALRCSKKHAIINTL from the coding sequence ATGGTATTCAGTTGCATAGACGAGAGCTCTTCCACTTCAGAATCTTTTTCACCCGCAACCACAACCGCCGCAAAGTTCTCTGCTCCTCCGCTTCCACCGTTACGCCTCAACCGGATGGGAAGCGGTGGAAGCAACGTCGTGTTGGATTCAAAGAATGGCGTAGATATTGATTCACGGAAGCTATCGTCGTCAAAGTACAAAGGCGTGGTTCCTCAGCCGAACGGAAGATGGGGAGCTCAGATTTACGTGAAGCACCAGCGAGTTTGGCTTGGCACTTTCAGCGATGAAGAGGAAGCTGCTCACTCCTACGACATAGCCGCCCGTAAATTCCGTGGCCGTGACGCCGTTGTCAACTTCAAAACCTTCCTCGCCTCAGAGGACGATAATGGCGAGTTATGTTTTCTTGAAGCTCACTCCAAGGCCGAGATCGTCGACATGTTGAGGAAACACACTTACGCTGACGAGCTTGCGCAGAGCAATAAACGCAACGGAGCGAATACGAATACGACTCAAAGCGACACCGTTTCGAGAACACGTGAAGTGCTTTTCGAGAAGGTTGTCACGCCTAGCGACGTTGGCAAGCTAAACCGCCTCGTGATACCTAAACAGCACGCGGAGAAACATTTTCCGTTACCGTCACTGTCGGTGACTAAAGGCGTTCTGATCAACTTCGAAGACGTGACGGGTAAAGTGTGGCGGTTCCGTTACTCGTACTGGAACAGTAGTCAAAGTTACGTGTTGACCAAGGGATGGAGTCAGTTCGTAAAGGAGAAGAATCTCCGAGCCGGTGATGTCGTTACTTTCGAGAGATCGACCGGTTCAGACCGGCAGCTTTATATTGATTGGAAAAGGTCTGGTCCGAGCAAAAACCCTGTTCAGGTTGTGGTTCGGCTTTTCGGAGTTGACATCTTCAACGTGACAAGCACGAAGCCGAGCAACGTTGTAGACGCGTGCGGTGGAAAAAGATCTCGGGATGTCGATATGTTTGCGCTACGGTGTTCCAAAAAACACGCTATAATCAATACTTTGTGA
- the LOC106325806 gene encoding peroxidase 11-like produces MKLLIVICIVHAIFIPCFSFDVSGKDLPLTLDYYKSTCPTVFDVIRKEMECIVKEDPRNAAIIIRLHFHDCFVQGCDGSVLLDETESLKGEKKASPNINSLKGYKIIDRIKNIIESECPGVVSCADLLTISARDATILVGGPYWDVPVGRKDSKTASYALATTNLPTPDEGLISIIAKFYYQGLSVEDMVALIGAHTIGMAQCRNFRSRIYGDFRVTTALNPVSATYLARLQEICPESSGEGDKNVTAMDNVTPNLFDNSIYHTLLRGEGLLSSDQAMYTSIFGIQTRRIVSKYAEDPVAFFEQFSKSMVKMGNILNSKSLVDGEVRRNCRFVNT; encoded by the exons ATGAAACTCCTCATTGTGATATGTATCGTCCATGCCATCTTTATTCCCTGCTTCTCTTTTGATGTATCAGGAAAGGATCTTCCTTTAACCCTAGATTATTACAAGTCAACTTGCCCGACGGTATTTGATGTCATCAGAAAAGAAATGGAATGCATAGTGAAGGAAGATCCAAGAAATGCAGCCATAATTATTCGTTTACACTTCCACGACTGCTTTGTCCAA GGATGCGATGGATCTGTGTTACTAGACGAAACAGAGTCACTGAAGGGAGAGAAGAAAGCTTCTCCCAACATAAACTCACTGAAAGGATACAAAATCATAGACAGGATCAAGAACATAATCGAATCCGAATGTCCTGGAGTTGTTTCGTGCGCTGATCTTCTCACAATTTCTGCTAGAGATGCTACAATCCTG GTTGGTGGGCCTTACTGGGACGTTCCTGTGGGGAGAAAAGATTCAAAGACAGCAAGCTACGCGCTTGCCACAACGAATCTTCCAACTCCTGACGAGGGTTTAATCAGCATCATCGCTAAATTCTACTATCAGGGTCTCTCTGTTGAAGACATGGTCGCTCTTATCG GAGCTCACACGATAGGGATGGCACAATGTCGGAACTTCCGGTCGCGAATCTATGGAGATTTTAGGGTAACGACAGCACTAAACCCCGTATCAGCGACGTACCTGGCGAGACTCCAAGAGATTTGTCCGGAGAGCAGCGGAGAAGGTGACAAAAACGTGACAGCGATGGACAATGTGACGCCGAATCTATTCGACAACTCGATCTACCACACGCTCCTGAGAGGAGAAGGGTTACTGAGCTCTGACCAGGCGATGTACACGAGCATTTTCGGTATACAGACACGGCGGATAGTGAGCAAGTACGCGGAAGATCCGGTGGCTTTCTTCGAGCAATTCTCCAAATCGATGGTGAAGATGGGGAACATTTTGAACTCCAAGAGCTTGGTCGATGGAGAAGTTCGAAGAAACTGCAGATTCGTTAATACATGA